The Sphingomonas sanguinis nucleotide sequence TAGGTCAGGTCGGTCGGCGTCTGGCGATATTGCTGGGGCAAGGGCGCGATGGTCGCACCACCCGGCAACGTCACGAAGGACTCGTTCGGCGCCAGTGACTTGGCATGATCGGTATAGTTCAGGCCAAAGCGTATCGCGTGGACGATCGGCGTCTCGATTTCGCGCTCGATCTCGACCCTGTACTGCTTGATCTGATCGGTGATCTTGCGGTCGTTGAAATAGCCCGCCTGCCGGGTCGAGCCGCCCCAACCCAGCGGATCGGTCAGCTGGATGAGGTTGGGGTCGGAATAGTTCAGCGTCGGCTTGAAGACGGTGCCGGTGCGGCCCGTGGTGAAGCCGATCGTGTCGGTCGCGCCATTGCCCTGACCGTAGCCGGTGCCGCTATAGGTCTCCAGCGTCACCTCGTCGCGGTCGGTGCGCGAATAGCTGAGGTCGATGAACGCGCTCCAGCCGTCATCGCCCTTATACTTGCCGTTATAGCCGAACGAATAGAGCTTGGCCTTGCGCTGGAACGAGTCGTTGCGGACCACACCCTCGACCCGGTTGAAGGTGCCCGAGGTGACGAGGCCGTTATTGACCACCGCATTGGTCAGCGAGGTGCCCGAACCCCATTGCAGCGGCAGCTCGATCCCGCGCTTGATCTGGTCGTCGTTGAAGTCGGAATAAAAGCCGTCCAGCGTGCTGGTGAAGGTGTCGCTCATCCGCCACTGTACCGTGCCCGACAGGCCCAGCCGCTTCAGCGTGGTCGAGGTGACATAGGATTTCGAGCCGCCGATGACGTCGACCGGCTGGCCGCCGACCGTCGTCTGCGCATAGCCCCAGGCATTGCCTTCCTGAATCTGGTACGGTTCGTTCAGGTAGCTGGCCGACAGCGCGACGCCGATCGTGTCGTCGGCGAACTGGTCGACATAGGTCGCGCTGGCGCGGTAGCCGAAGTCCTTCGACCCCGCATTCAGCTTGCCGATATCGGCATAGGTGCCGCGTGCGCCGACCGAGATCACGCGCTTGCCATAGTCCAGCGGGCGGATGGTCTTCAGGTCGACCGTGCCCGACAGGCCCTGGCCGATCAGCCCGGCATTGGCGGTCTTGTAGATCAGGACCTGGTTGACGACTTCGGCCGGATACTGGTCATATTCGACGGCGCGGTTGTCGCCGGTCGACGTCTGCTCGCGGCCGTTCAGCAGCGTGGTCGAGAAGTCGGGCGCGAAGCCGCGGATCGAGATGGCGTTGGAGCGCCCGTTGACCCGCTGCGACGTGACGCCGGGCAGGCGGGCGATGGACTCGGCGATCGACGCGTCGGGCAGCTTGCCGATATCCTCGGCCGAGACGGACTCGACGACCAGATCACGGTTCTTCTTTTCGGCGACGGCGTTTTCCAGCGCGGCGCGGAAGCCGGTGACGACGATATCGCCGGGCTCGGACTCCGCCTGCGCCTGCTGGGCGGCGGTGTCGGGCGTGGTCGGCGCGGGTACGACCGCGACGCTTTGCGCGAAGACCGGTGCGGCGACGATCATGGCC carries:
- a CDS encoding TonB-dependent receptor, whose translation is MTVRPVAPADAARSFLKLGVSTLAMIVAAPVFAQSVAVVPAPTTPDTAAQQAQAESEPGDIVVTGFRAALENAVAEKKNRDLVVESVSAEDIGKLPDASIAESIARLPGVTSQRVNGRSNAISIRGFAPDFSTTLLNGREQTSTGDNRAVEYDQYPAEVVNQVLIYKTANAGLIGQGLSGTVDLKTIRPLDYGKRVISVGARGTYADIGKLNAGSKDFGYRASATYVDQFADDTIGVALSASYLNEPYQIQEGNAWGYAQTTVGGQPVDVIGGSKSYVTSTTLKRLGLSGTVQWRMSDTFTSTLDGFYSDFNDDQIKRGIELPLQWGSGTSLTNAVVNNGLVTSGTFNRVEGVVRNDSFQRKAKLYSFGYNGKYKGDDGWSAFIDLSYSRTDRDEVTLETYSGTGYGQGNGATDTIGFTTGRTGTVFKPTLNYSDPNLIQLTDPLGWGGSTRQAGYFNDRKITDQIKQYRVEIEREIETPIVHAIRFGLNYTDHAKSLAPNESFVTLPGGATIAPLPQQYRQTPTDLTYLGLGPMLSYDPRALLAGGVYTLTPNTSPDVPAKAYTTTEHLMTAYLQADLKAQLGAAELTGNIGVQAVGTEQKSRGLVYNGTGYTNIVQGDDYWDILPSANLSLRLPSDWVFRVAAARQMMRPRFDDMRVALSYGFDAAQGIISGNGGNPYLRPIRSNSYDVTVEKYFGTRGYLAAQGFYKDLKSFVYNLEQPYDYTGLPLPASLPAGIPTQGRITRPINGTGGKIYGVELAGTLPLGQLVGFLDGFGLTGGGSYTKTEITPTPGGEPEDIPGYSRWVANGTAFFEKWGLNIRGSVRYRSTFVGELSGFGANRVRRRAIDETIVDGQIGYDFQEGTFKGLSIFVQGQNLTDTPFVTTNAGRRDEVIDYQSYGRRFLAGFTYRF